In Thermodesulfobacteriota bacterium, the genomic stretch AGAGGATCTGGGGCGGCATAAAGCAGGTCGGCATCGAGGGCTACGGCGAGTACAAGGCATGGTGGGCGGAAAACGGCAAGCCCATCCCGTCGCACGAATGGGCGGGCGCAAGGGCCATTGAAAGGGGCGAGACCTCCGTAAGCGAAGAGGTGGAGATCGAGGGCTTCGACGGGGCGCGCCGGTTCATAATCAATTCGGCTGTGCCGCTCACCGATGAAAAGGGCGGGATAACCGGCGCGGTCACGGTAAACCAGGATATAACGGCGAGGAAGCTCGGCGAAAGGATGCTCGCCGAGGCCCAGCGTACGGCAAGGCTCGGGAACTGGATATGGGAGCCTGAAAGGGACCAGATATGCGGCTCGAGCGAGGCGTACAGGATATTCGGCCTCCGGGAAGGTCAGCCCATGAACATGGAGGAGTTCATAAAGATGGTGCATCCGAACGACAGGGAGGCACTCAACAACGCCATAAGTGACGCGCTCGCCGGAGGCGGCGGGTACGAGTTCGACTTCAGGGTGGAGGTCAGGGGCGAGACTAAATACGTCCAGGCCATCGGCAGGACCGAGTTTCGTAACGGAAAACCGGTGGCCGTAAGGGGCACGGTCCAGGACATTACGGAACGGAAGAGGACGGAAAACGAGCTGAGGGAGGCGCTCGCCCGCATAAAGACCCTTAGCGGCCTCATACCCATCTGCGCGAACTGCAAGAGGATCAGGGACGACAGGGGCTACTGGATGAGAATAGAAAAATATATAGAAGACCGCTCCACCGCCGAATTCACGCACAGCCTCTGCCCGGACTGCGAAAAACGGCTTTACGAAGATGACAAGGCTGCCTGATCGGCCTATCAGGACGTTGAAAAAGTCTTTCCTGGACTTTTTCAACCACGGCCTGGCCGGAATGAATCCGTCCAAGCCTCATAAATTGCTCGACATTTTCAGCCATTGCAATTTGGCAATCCATCCGTGGATTGCTTAGCAGGGTGTTTTTCAACACCCTGCTACCCCCTTTTCCACCCGGAAGGGGCGCTCCCCGGCCCCTTTATGCCCAGCTCGCGCATCTTGAGGAGGAGCGTATTCCTGTGGATCTTGAGCGCCCTCGCCGTTTCAGCCCTGTTCCAGTTGGCCTTGTCCAGCGCGCCTTTTATGTAGCGCCTCTCGAAGGCCTTGACCGCTTCCTTGAAATCCAGCGTCATCTCCTTTCCCGGAGCCGCCTCGTCCGCTAGCGCCGGCATGCCCATCGGCAGGTCGTCGGCCCTTATGAGACCCCCCTCGGGCGCGAGCACCACGAGCCTTTCCAGGAGGTTTTCAAGCTCCCTGATGTTCCCGGGCCACCCGTAATCCATGAACGCCCTTATGACCTCCGGATGGACCCCCTCCACCCTCTTGCCGCACTTCTTGGAGAGCTTTTCGAGGAAATGCTCGACGAGCAAAGGCACGTCCTCCTTCCTCTCCCTCAAGGGCGGGAGCTCTATGGGCACAACCTTGAGCCTGTAGAAGAGGTCTTCCCTGAAGCGGCCCGCCGAGACCTCGTCCTCAAGGCGCGCATTCGACGCCGCTATCACCCTTATGTCGATCGTGATGGAAGAATTCGAGCCGACCCTTTCGAAGGACCTCTCCTGCAGCACCCTTAGGAGCTTTATCTGGAGGTGCATGGGTAGCGTCGATACCTCGTCAAGGAAGAGCGTGCCAGTGTCGGAGTGCTCGAACTTCCCGATCTTCCTCTGGTGCGCCCCGGTGAAAGCCCCCCTCTCGTGCCCGAAGAGCTCGCTTTCCATGAGCTCTGATGGCACCGCCCCGCAGTTCACGGCCACGAAGGGCTTCTCCCTCCTGTCGCTCATGAAATGAATGGCCCTTGCGACGAGCTCCTTGCCGGTGCCGCTCTCGCCCGTTATGAGCACCCCTGACGAGGTCCTGCTCACCGCCTGCATGAGCCCGAAAACCTTCCGCATCGCGGGCGACCTGCTTATCATCTCGCCGTTCAGGTACCTGAGGCCGTTCCGCTCGTTAAGCTCTTCCTTGAGGAACTCGATTTCGCTCTTGAGCTTAAGCCCTTCGGACAGCCTCGATAGTGTGGCAAGGAGCTCATCCCCGTCAAAGGGCTTGGCTATGTAGTCGTAGGCGCCTTTCCTGAGGGAGGATACCGCCTGCTCGGCGCTGTCGAGGGCGGAGAGCATTACGACCTCGATCGAGCCGTCGAGCTCCTTCAACCGCCCGAGCGTTTCAAGCCCGTCCATGCCCGGCAGCTTAAGATCCAGGAGCACTATTTCCACCGGCCTCGAACGTGCCAGAGAGAGGGCCTCATGGCCGGTCCGGGCCTTCAGGACCTCATAGCTCTCCCTGAGGAGTATCTCGAGCGCGCCCGTTACGAAATCGTCGTCGTCCACTACGAGGACAAGTGGTTTTCTCATGCAAGCTACCGCCGCCTGTTTTCTGAGGAGTCGCGCCATTTGCCC encodes the following:
- a CDS encoding PAS domain S-box protein yields the protein MDHADRHGTEGELERLRRRVRELEKKEAEHRRSLEENPATIEALMGYIPEGIIIASAPDETVRMASREALRMSGNGGESIEGLKLKDLAGKCPVYHPDGRKLKEEENPLFIALREGRVISDMEFTLRRPDGSEIFVLANAGPVFDKSGKLLGAIVSWRDITARRRAEQAVLRERGLLKRVLAILPVGVWILDGSGNIVEGNEEGQRIWGGIKQVGIEGYGEYKAWWAENGKPIPSHEWAGARAIERGETSVSEEVEIEGFDGARRFIINSAVPLTDEKGGITGAVTVNQDITARKLGERMLAEAQRTARLGNWIWEPERDQICGSSEAYRIFGLREGQPMNMEEFIKMVHPNDREALNNAISDALAGGGGYEFDFRVEVRGETKYVQAIGRTEFRNGKPVAVRGTVQDITERKRTENELREALARIKTLSGLIPICANCKRIRDDRGYWMRIEKYIEDRSTAEFTHSLCPDCEKRLYEDDKAA
- a CDS encoding sigma-54 dependent transcriptional regulator, with the translated sequence MRKPLVLVVDDDDFVTGALEILLRESYEVLKARTGHEALSLARSRPVEIVLLDLKLPGMDGLETLGRLKELDGSIEVVMLSALDSAEQAVSSLRKGAYDYIAKPFDGDELLATLSRLSEGLKLKSEIEFLKEELNERNGLRYLNGEMISRSPAMRKVFGLMQAVSRTSSGVLITGESGTGKELVARAIHFMSDRREKPFVAVNCGAVPSELMESELFGHERGAFTGAHQRKIGKFEHSDTGTLFLDEVSTLPMHLQIKLLRVLQERSFERVGSNSSITIDIRVIAASNARLEDEVSAGRFREDLFYRLKVVPIELPPLRERKEDVPLLVEHFLEKLSKKCGKRVEGVHPEVIRAFMDYGWPGNIRELENLLERLVVLAPEGGLIRADDLPMGMPALADEAAPGKEMTLDFKEAVKAFERRYIKGALDKANWNRAETARALKIHRNTLLLKMRELGIKGPGSAPSGWKRG